In Phormidium ambiguum IAM M-71, a single window of DNA contains:
- a CDS encoding ferrochelatase yields MVATPEKLDASSLQSNAKDRVAVLLMGYGEVESYEDFANYNEQALNLLTAKFAPVPTWIYPPLAKILAIFDRHEWGHQHDHFISPHNAIFEQQRAGIEKNLQEKWGDKIKVFKAFNFCAPFLPEQVIAEIKAEGFDKILIYPLLVVDSIFTSGIAVEQVNKALANVADGEEHWVKGQRYIPSFYNEPAYVNLMAKLVEEKIAQELANAYLPSQIGIVLMNHGCPHKAKGFTSGIMESEALYELVREKLINRFPLISVGWLNHDTPLIEWTQPNATVAAQNLIELGAKAIVFMPIGFATENHETLLDVDHIIHSLQSQYSEINYVQMACVNDHPEFLKMAAEWANPQIEALLSEQALAVNLHSASHHHDHHHHHHHDGHHHHHDHHHHDR; encoded by the coding sequence ATGGTTGCTACCCCGGAAAAGCTGGACGCATCATCTCTACAGTCAAATGCCAAAGATCGGGTTGCTGTATTGTTGATGGGTTATGGTGAAGTGGAAAGTTACGAAGACTTTGCTAACTACAACGAACAAGCATTAAATTTATTGACAGCTAAATTTGCCCCGGTACCAACCTGGATTTATCCGCCATTGGCAAAAATTTTAGCAATTTTCGATCGCCATGAGTGGGGACATCAACACGATCATTTTATTTCCCCACACAACGCAATTTTTGAACAACAAAGAGCCGGAATTGAAAAGAATTTACAAGAAAAATGGGGCGACAAAATTAAAGTTTTTAAAGCTTTCAACTTTTGCGCTCCCTTTTTGCCAGAACAAGTAATCGCCGAAATTAAAGCTGAAGGATTTGACAAAATCCTGATTTATCCTTTATTAGTTGTTGATTCAATTTTTACCAGTGGAATTGCGGTTGAACAAGTTAACAAAGCTCTAGCAAATGTCGCAGATGGTGAAGAACATTGGGTCAAAGGACAGCGTTACATTCCCTCTTTCTACAATGAGCCAGCTTATGTTAACTTGATGGCTAAGTTAGTAGAAGAAAAGATTGCCCAAGAGTTAGCAAATGCTTATTTGCCTTCGCAAATTGGTATTGTGTTAATGAATCATGGTTGTCCGCACAAAGCTAAAGGTTTCACTTCGGGAATTATGGAAAGTGAAGCACTTTACGAATTGGTGCGGGAAAAACTAATTAACCGCTTTCCTTTAATTTCTGTGGGTTGGTTGAACCATGACACGCCGTTAATTGAATGGACACAACCGAATGCTACTGTAGCAGCACAAAACTTAATTGAATTGGGAGCAAAAGCGATCGTCTTTATGCCCATTGGTTTTGCCACAGAAAACCACGAAACTCTCTTGGACGTAGACCACATTATTCATAGTTTGCAAAGTCAATATTCAGAAATTAACTATGTGCAAATGGCTTGTGTTAACGACCATCCAGAGTTTTTGAAAATGGCAGCAGAATGGGCAAATCCCCAAATCGAAGCATTGTTATCCGAACAAGCATTAGCGGTGAATTTGCATTCAGCTAGCCATCATCACGATCATCATCATCACCATCATCATGATGGTCATCATCACCATCACGATCATCATCACCACGATCGCTAA
- a CDS encoding choice-of-anchor A family protein: MNMHIKELFPKIGLVFPLAASLTIGISSQATAASLGVASDYNVFTLGNYYQERTDVEGKLAVGGNATFTGGFGVGSRLSSGSGNVLVTGGNLTLNNGQVSNGNTVYGGTANVSGVGFPNGTLSQGNPIDFNAAGTYLKDLSSYLSGLTPTANTTVQSWGGINLLGNSSSLNIFNLSGADLSKTNYFELNATNSSTVVVNVSGKDVSMKNFGFNLMNTNRQKVLYNFYEATSLDISGIGIEGSILAPLANVNFNNGQINGNLIAGSLTGTGESHNYLFNGSLPDMPAKENPSIPVEQSVPEPSTWLGLGLVSALLGMSRRQRKQLKIVNAKS, encoded by the coding sequence ATGAATATGCACATTAAAGAATTGTTCCCCAAAATTGGGTTAGTATTTCCTCTAGCCGCTAGTTTAACAATAGGAATTTCTTCGCAAGCAACAGCCGCCAGTCTCGGTGTCGCATCTGATTACAACGTCTTTACTTTAGGAAATTACTACCAAGAAAGAACCGATGTTGAGGGTAAACTAGCTGTTGGAGGTAACGCTACTTTTACAGGCGGTTTTGGTGTAGGTTCCAGACTGAGTTCTGGTAGCGGTAACGTGCTAGTAACAGGTGGTAATTTGACTCTGAATAACGGTCAAGTTAGCAATGGCAATACGGTATATGGTGGAACTGCTAATGTATCGGGAGTAGGCTTTCCTAATGGTACGCTTAGCCAAGGTAATCCGATCGATTTTAATGCTGCTGGAACCTACCTCAAAGATTTATCCTCTTATTTGTCAGGTTTAACTCCCACTGCTAATACTACAGTTCAATCTTGGGGCGGCATTAATCTTTTAGGCAACAGTTCTTCTTTAAATATTTTTAATCTCTCAGGAGCCGATTTGTCAAAGACAAACTACTTCGAGCTTAATGCAACCAATAGTTCTACTGTGGTAGTAAATGTTAGCGGCAAAGATGTTTCAATGAAAAACTTTGGCTTCAACCTTATGAATACCAACAGACAAAAAGTTCTGTACAACTTCTATGAAGCAACGAGTCTAGATATTAGCGGGATTGGCATCGAAGGTAGCATTCTTGCTCCTCTAGCTAATGTTAACTTTAATAATGGTCAAATTAACGGCAACTTAATTGCAGGTTCACTAACAGGAACAGGAGAATCTCACAATTATCTATTTAACGGTAGTTTGCCTGATATGCCTGCAAAAGAAAATCCTAGCATTCCTGTAGAACAAAGCGTTCCAGAGCCATCAACTTGGTTAGGTTTAGGTTTAGTTAGTGCGCTCTTAGGAATGTCACGTCGTCAACGCAAACAGTTAAAAATTGTGAATGCTAAATCTTAA